In one Papio anubis isolate 15944 chromosome 11, Panubis1.0, whole genome shotgun sequence genomic region, the following are encoded:
- the ZNF32 gene encoding zinc finger protein 32 isoform X1, translating to MFGFPTATLLDCHGRYAQNVAFFNVMTEAHHKYDHSEATGSSSWDIQNSFRREKLEQKSPDSKTLQEDSPGVRQRVYECQECGKSFRQKGSLTLHERIHTGQKPFECTHCGKSFRAKGNLVTHQRIHTGEKPYQCKECGKSFSQRGSLAVHERLHTGQKPYECAICQRSFRNQSNLAVHRRVHSGEKPYRCDQCGKAFSQKGSLIVHIRVHTGLKPYACTQCRKSFHTRGNCILHGKIHTGETPYLCGQCGKSFTQRGSLAVHQRSCSQRLTL from the exons ATGTTTGGATTTCCAACAGCTACCCTGCTGGACTGTCATGGAAGATATGCCCAGAATGTAGCGTTCTTCA ATGTGATGACTGAAGCCCACCACAAGTATGACCACTCTGAGGCTACAGGATCCTCAAGCTGGGATATCCAAAATTCTTTCAGAAGAGAGAAGCTGGAACAAAAATCCCCAGATTCGAAGACCCTACAGGAAGATTCACCTGGAGTGAGACAAAGGGTCTATGAGTGCCAGGAGTGTGGAAAATCCTTCCGGCAAAAAGGTAGTCTAACGTTACATGAGAGAATCCACACTGGTCAAAAGCCTTTTGAGTGCACCCACTGTGGAAAAAGCTTCAGGGCCAAAGGCAATCTTGTTACACATCAGCGGATACACACGGGAGAGAAGCCTTATCAGTGCAAGGAGTGTGGGAAAAGCTTCAGTCAACGAGGTAGTCTCGCTGTCCACGAGAGACTCCACACTGGACAGAAACCCTATGAGTGTGCTATTTGTCAGAGAAGCTTCAGGAATCAGAGTAACCTTGCTGTTCACAGGAGAGTTCACAGTGGTGAGAAGCCCTATAGATGTGATCAGTGTGGAAAAGCCTTCAGTCAGAAAGGAAGCTTAATTGTTCACATCAGAGTCCACACGGGCCTGAAGCCCTATGCCTGTACCCAGTGCAGGAAGAGTTTCCACACTAGGGGGAATTGTATTCTGCATGGCAAAATCCACACAGGAGAGACACCCTATCTGTGTGGCCAGTGTGGAAAAAGCTTCACCCAGAGAGGGAGCCTGGCTGTGCACCAGCGAAGCTGCTCACAGAGGCTCACCCTTTGA
- the ZNF32 gene encoding zinc finger protein 32 isoform X2 has translation MTEAHHKYDHSEATGSSSWDIQNSFRREKLEQKSPDSKTLQEDSPGVRQRVYECQECGKSFRQKGSLTLHERIHTGQKPFECTHCGKSFRAKGNLVTHQRIHTGEKPYQCKECGKSFSQRGSLAVHERLHTGQKPYECAICQRSFRNQSNLAVHRRVHSGEKPYRCDQCGKAFSQKGSLIVHIRVHTGLKPYACTQCRKSFHTRGNCILHGKIHTGETPYLCGQCGKSFTQRGSLAVHQRSCSQRLTL, from the coding sequence ATGACTGAAGCCCACCACAAGTATGACCACTCTGAGGCTACAGGATCCTCAAGCTGGGATATCCAAAATTCTTTCAGAAGAGAGAAGCTGGAACAAAAATCCCCAGATTCGAAGACCCTACAGGAAGATTCACCTGGAGTGAGACAAAGGGTCTATGAGTGCCAGGAGTGTGGAAAATCCTTCCGGCAAAAAGGTAGTCTAACGTTACATGAGAGAATCCACACTGGTCAAAAGCCTTTTGAGTGCACCCACTGTGGAAAAAGCTTCAGGGCCAAAGGCAATCTTGTTACACATCAGCGGATACACACGGGAGAGAAGCCTTATCAGTGCAAGGAGTGTGGGAAAAGCTTCAGTCAACGAGGTAGTCTCGCTGTCCACGAGAGACTCCACACTGGACAGAAACCCTATGAGTGTGCTATTTGTCAGAGAAGCTTCAGGAATCAGAGTAACCTTGCTGTTCACAGGAGAGTTCACAGTGGTGAGAAGCCCTATAGATGTGATCAGTGTGGAAAAGCCTTCAGTCAGAAAGGAAGCTTAATTGTTCACATCAGAGTCCACACGGGCCTGAAGCCCTATGCCTGTACCCAGTGCAGGAAGAGTTTCCACACTAGGGGGAATTGTATTCTGCATGGCAAAATCCACACAGGAGAGACACCCTATCTGTGTGGCCAGTGTGGAAAAAGCTTCACCCAGAGAGGGAGCCTGGCTGTGCACCAGCGAAGCTGCTCACAGAGGCTCACCCTTTGA